The nucleotide window CGAATAAAGCCGTGCTGCGTCGCCCAAAATAAAGGCCCCACAAGGTGAGCACACCCATCACCGCAGCACGAATCACCGTGGAAGTGGCTCCGACCAAAAGCACAAAAATAGCGAGCACCGCAACGCTGGCAACGATGCGCCAACGGAGCATCAAAAAAGATAATAAGGTGAAAACCGTGGCAATGACCAAACTGATATTGGCCCCAGAAATGGCTACAATGTGCAAAAGTCCAACCGTACGAAAGGCCGTGGTGAGTTCCGGTGACATACCCTTGCGACTGCCCAAAAGCAAACCCGCCGCAAAACTGGATTCCGGCTCGGGCAATAAAAGCTGCAAACGGCGTTCCAAAATGGATTTAAAACGGTAAAGTTGACGACGAAAACTGTTCTCGCCCTCTTTTTTAATTTTCACCGTCGCATCGGACATCAAAGCCACCACCCCCTGACGAGCCAAATAATTTTTGTAAGAACCGACTTCTTCTTCCATGGCACTGCGCAACTCCAGCTCGCCTTGCAATTCCAACTCATCGCCAAATTCAAGGTCTTCATAAATAGAAACTTGCGCCAGCACTTCGCCCTCTTCGGTGTACAAAGAAATATTTTGAAAAGCACTGCGCCGATCCACTTCCTCACCAATGACACCATGAACACTTTGAAAACCCCCCTTAAATGAAGTCTGCAAACTCGCTTCATAATGCTGAACTCGCCCAATGCCCAACACAAAAAACAAGAGACAAAAAAGCGGTTTTTTTCGAAGCAAGAAGAGCACTGGACAAAGCCATAAAAAAGTCCCGTAATGCATGGGGACATCAATGAAACTTTCCAAGCTCACACCTAGAAGAAAAGCGCTAGCAAAAGCCAAATTCAAAAGCATAAAGAAAGCCTAACAAAAAAGTCCTGACAAATCCCTGAAATCACGAAGTGAATTCCTCCGACAGAAGGACGGAGTTTTTGTGAAGCAAAAAAAGGGTTTGAAAGCATATACAAATCCCTGAAATCATTTAAAATACATGGGATGAATCCGTTCCACACCCATCCCATTCAAAAGCTCCAAAAAAAGGAGCAGTTCAATAAAAAAGCCGTCCAAGCCGAGCGCTGGATCCACAGCCACTGGATTTTAAGCCTCATCGCTCTTGTTTTGGGCTTGCTCACCCTCAAAGGAGTCTATGGAACCTGGCATGCCGGTCACTCCATTTCGGTGAAGCAAATTTTTATGGAAGCCGTGGGCAGCGGCTTGAAAACAGATGGACAGGGCCACACCAACATCCTGCTCCTCGGAGTGGGCGGTGAAGGCCACGACGGGGAAAACCTCACCGACACCATGATTGTCGCCTCTCTCAATCAAAGTGAAAACACTGTGTCCATGGTGTCCATTCCTCGCGATCTTTATGTGGAAACCGAGGCAGTGGGTTGGGGCACGCGCGTCAACAGCATTTACGAACTGGTTTACGATGAAAGCGAAGATCGGGCCATTGCTGAAGCCGCACTCGAAGAAGAGCTTGAAAGCATGATGAATATAGACATTCAATACTATGCAAAAATCGATTTCAACAGTTTCAAAGAAATCATCGATGCAGTGGATGGCATCACAGTAAACGTGACCGAAGATATCGCCGACCTAGCCTACCCGGCCGACCCGGGCTCTTCGAGTGTATACGATCCCTTTTACCTTTCGGTGGGCACCCACACTTTGGATGGAGAAACGGCCCTCAAATACGTGCGCAGTCGCCACAACACTTCCGACTTCAGCCGAGCGCAACGTCAACAAGAAGTCTTGCAAGCACTCAAAGACAAAGCCACCAGCTTGGGCGTACTGACCAGTCCCAGTAAAATAAAAGATTTATACTCGGCCATCGCCAACAATTTTGAAAGCAATATGTCCCTCACCGAACTGCTCGCCTTAGCGGAATTCGGCTCCGATTTAGAAGAAGGCGCCATACAAAATGCGGTTTTCAACGACTTGGCTTACACCAAAGGCGGCTTTCTTTACACTCCAGAACGAGAGGAAGGCGACCCCTATTATTTGTTTCCCTACGCCGGGGACTTCAGCGAACTGGCTCTCTTTGCTCGCGTCTTTTTATACCATCCTGAAATCGCACGTGACCAAGTGACCATTCGAGTGCTCAACGGAACCAAAACATCCAGTTTGGCCGGCCTCACAAAAATGATGTTGGTGCGCTACGGTTTCAATGCCCTGCCTCCACAAAACGCCGAAACCAAGGATGTGATAAAAACGCAAATCTACCTTTTGCCCAC belongs to Candidatus Peregrinibacteria bacterium and includes:
- a CDS encoding ComEC/Rec2 family competence protein codes for the protein MLLNLAFASAFLLGVSLESFIDVPMHYGTFLWLCPVLFLLRKKPLFCLLFFVLGIGRVQHYEASLQTSFKGGFQSVHGVIGEEVDRRSAFQNISLYTEEGEVLAQVSIYEDLEFGDELELQGELELRSAMEEEVGSYKNYLARQGVVALMSDATVKIKKEGENSFRRQLYRFKSILERRLQLLLPEPESSFAAGLLLGSRKGMSPELTTAFRTVGLLHIVAISGANISLVIATVFTLLSFLMLRWRIVASVAVLAIFVLLVGATSTVIRAAVMGVLTLWGLYFGRRSTALFGLLWSVVLLVFWNPYLLLFDVGFQLSVLSTLGLLVFVPVLEGRLTFMQRLPAWTASLKEALFLTIAAQITTLPLMLYCFGQTSWVTPFVNVLVAPLLPLAMLTAFLGLLFPFFMAPAWAFLAAIEKLALWGAELPAASLSFTLSLSGLFWLYVLECFFLLRFYKPTLVRAFFRDPSPLLHKESIPLLQRHEKPSECQV
- a CDS encoding LCP family protein produces the protein MNPFHTHPIQKLQKKEQFNKKAVQAERWIHSHWILSLIALVLGLLTLKGVYGTWHAGHSISVKQIFMEAVGSGLKTDGQGHTNILLLGVGGEGHDGENLTDTMIVASLNQSENTVSMVSIPRDLYVETEAVGWGTRVNSIYELVYDESEDRAIAEAALEEELESMMNIDIQYYAKIDFNSFKEIIDAVDGITVNVTEDIADLAYPADPGSSSVYDPFYLSVGTHTLDGETALKYVRSRHNTSDFSRAQRQQEVLQALKDKATSLGVLTSPSKIKDLYSAIANNFESNMSLTELLALAEFGSDLEEGAIQNAVFNDLAYTKGGFLYTPEREEGDPYYLFPYAGDFSELALFARVFLYHPEIARDQVTIRVLNGTKTSSLAGLTKMMLVRYGFNALPPQNAETKDVIKTQIYLLPTSTEEEQEIVERTAQLIPLLVDGEISEDVPPAYQSDTEAQIVIVLGADFASFYAEHEELFYIGFY